Below is a window of Hydrogenimonas sp. SS33 DNA.
AGTCCGCGACCAGCTACATGCGGGGACAGGTCTTTACGGAGCGGATGGGGTATACCCGTATTCTCAACGACATGGCCACCCAGTTGGCCAAAGAGCGCGGCATGACCGCCATCTACATCGCTTCCCACGGCAAACGGGTCAAAGACTCCCTCGCCGCCCAGAGGAAAATGGTCGACAAGGAGATCGGAGTTTTCAGAACCTATCTTTCCCGGCATCCCGAAGCCAGGCCCAAAAAACTGATCAAAGTTCTTCTTGGGCTCCTTCCGAAGAAGCGTCAGCAGATCGATGCACTGCAGGTCAACTTCAACCAGGCGTTCTTCAACTACTACACCGTCCTTATCAAAGCGATTCTCGATGAAATCGAGAAGGTAAGTTCCACCACTCCCGATCCGGAGATCACCAACGAGGCAAAAGCCTTTGTCAATTTCGCCAAAGCGAAGGAAGCGAGCGGGATCGAACGGGGCTTCATGTCCTACATTCTTGCCCGCTACACCAAGATGAGCGACGAAGAACTGCGCAAGTGGATCCACTACATCGGACGTGCCGATACCTACGAATACGGTTTCATCAACGATGAAGACCTCAAGCAGCAGATCCGCAAAATTCTCGAGAGTGAAGATGCAAAAGAGACATTCGACGAACTGGCCAAAGCCCGGACCGAGATTCTCCACTCCATCAACGACGGGTACTACACCATCGACCCGACCCTCTGGTTCAACCTGAATACGGAAAAGATATCCGTTCTGGTGGATGTCCAGAAAGTCATCATGAAAGAGATGAAGCGCAAAGCCGCCGATGTTCTCCAGGAACAGATGTATATCGCGGTCGCTTCCGGAGCCCTCTGGATCATCTCCATCATTCTTGCCATCATCGGCTTCATCGTCAGCCGCGAGATCACCCAGAACATCAAAAACCTGGAAACCATCCTCCAGAATGTCGCGGAATCGACCAACCAGAAAGTGGATATCAACCTGGACACTCCCGAAGGGACGGCGAAAGCCTATGCCCTCTTGCAGGCGATCATCGAAGAGACGCGGCGTGAACAGATGCGTGCCGAAGAGGCAAGCGAAGCGAAATCCCTTTTTCTCGCCAACATGTCCCACGAAATCCGCACACCGCTCAACGGGATCGTCGGCTTTACCGAACTGCTCAAGAACACGGAACTCCAGGGCGAACAGAAAGAGTTCGTCAGCATCATCGAAAAGAGTTCCGAAAACCTCCTGGAGATCATCAACAACATCCTCGACCTCTCCAAAATCGAAAGCAACAAGGTCGAGATTGAAAATATCGTCTTCAACCCGATCGAAGAGTTTGAAAGTGCCGTGGAGATCTATGCGGTCAAGGCGGCGGAGAAACATGTCAACCTGGCCTGTTTCATCGACCCCCGCCTCAACCAGCCGATCAAAGGGGACCCGACGAAGATCAAAGAGATTCTCATCAACCTCCTCTCCAATGCGGTCAAATTCACCAACCAGGGCGGCGCCATCAATGTGGAAATCCGGCAGGTTCACGCCAGCGGTCCCGACAAATGCGCCATCAGCTTCAGCGTAGAGGATACCGGCATCGGCATCTCTCCCGACAAGAAAGCCCATATTTTCGAAGCCTTCTCCCAGGCCGACACCAGTGTCACCCGCAAATTCGGCGGTACGGGCCTCGGCCTGACCATCTCCGCCCGCTATGCCGAACTGATGGGAGGCAAGCTCGACCTGGAGAGCGAACTGGGCAAAGGAACCCGGTTCTTCTTCACGCTCGAATTCGAAGAGCTTCCCCAGATGAACGAAGATCTGCGCGGTCAATTCGAAAATGTGACGGTCGCCTTCTACACCTCCGGTTCGCAGCACAAAAAACAGGACGACTACATCAAGGAATACCTGGACTATTTCGGTGCGAAACTGATTCCCTTCAGCGCTCCGGAAGAGCTGATCAAGCTGGCGGGAGAGAAGAAAGCACAGTCGGCCCTGATCGATGCCGACTACGCCAGCGACAACGACCTGCGGAAAATGGGGAAAACACCCCTGCACTGCAACGTCATCATAAAATCGACCCAGCAGAAACGGATCGAAGCGCTGCGCCTGCACTGCGAAAAGGTCATCTACGAACCGGTCAACGTCACCAAAACCGTCGCCCTCCTCAAGGCGGCAACCTCCGAAGTTGTCAAAGAGGCGCGCCGGCCGCTTCTGGATATCGACCATATCGCGTTCAGAGCCAAAGCACTGGTCGCCGAGGACAACACCATCAACCAGAAGCTCATCAAACGGACCCTGGAAGACCTGGGGCTGGAGGTCGACCTTGCGGACAACGGCCTCGAAGCTTTCGAAAAACGCCGCAACGGCGATTACGATATCATCTTCATGGATATTTCGATGCCGGTCATGGACGGGGTCGAAGCGACCCACGAGATCCTCGACTACGAAGAGGATGAAAACGTTCCCCATGTACCGATCGTCGCCCTGACCGCCAACGCCCTCAAAGGGGACCGGGAACGCTTCCTCGCCGAGGGACTCGACGAGTATACGACCAAGCCGCTGATACGGGAAGAGATCGTCTCCATCCTCAAAAAATTCCTGGGCGACAAAATGTACACCAAAGGCGAAAGCACGGAGAAACCCTCCGCCGGAACGAAGCAGGCGAGGAAAGCGGCACAGGCTGTCCGGGCCGAAGAGAAGACGATCAGCTTCGATACGGTCGAAGAGAAACCCGAAGCCGCGGCACCGGCACAGGAACCGAAAAGCGAAAGTACACCGAAGACGGAGCCGAAGGTCAGACCCGACACGATTCTGGTTCTCAAAAAAAGCCCCCTGGAGGGAAAAATTTTCGCAAACCTGCTCAACCAACTAGGCTACAAAGTCGATATAGCAGAGAGTCCCAAAGAACTGGCCGACAAACTCAACGAAAAAACCGGTGTGGTCTTCGTCGACAGAGAGGTTGAAGGACTCGCTCTCGAACCGTTGCGCAAAGAGATGGAGATGAGTGCGCCGAATGCCGCTCTGATACTGATGACCGACCCCTCCACCCAGGTGACGGAAGAGGAGCGGAAACTCTGCGACGATGTCATCGTCAACCTGGTCAACCGGGACCTGATACGCCTGATTATAGAAAAATTCATGAAGAGCGAAGGATAACGTAGATGAAACAACTGAAAGTGCTCGTGGTCGATGACGATATGATCAACCGCAAGCTGCTCGGCGCGATGCTCAAAAAGCACCCCAATATCGGAGAGATTATCGAAGCTTCCGACGGGCAGGAGGCAATTACGCTGCTAAGGGATTTCAGCGATATAGACATGGTTCTTCTCGACATCATCATGCCGGTCATGGACGGAATCGCCGTTTTGCAGATTATGAATGCCGACCCGAAACTTCAGAATATCCCGGTCATCGTACTGACGACCGACGAATCAAAAAAGACCGAAGCGCTCAACAGCGGCGCCAATGACTTTATTGCGAAGCCGGTACGGGAAAACGATCTGATGGGTAAAATTCAGAGACTCGCCAGCCTCTGACATCGGGGATCTCTCCGGTTTTGACGGCCGGAGGGCTCAGTCACACCAGACCAAAAACCGCGCACCCCGAAGCGCGGCTCTTCTTCTTAGACTCTTTCGATCAGCGCCTCTTCCAGCACCTCTTCGACCCGTTTGACCGGCACGATCTCGATGGCCTCTTTCACTTCGTCGGGCACGTCGTCCAGATCCCGTTTGTAGTTCTTTTCGGGAATCAGCACCTTCTTCATCTTCGCCTTGTAGGCGGCGATGAGCTTCTCTTTCAGCCCGCCGATGGGCAGGACCTTGCCCGTGAGGGTCAGCTCCCCCGTCATCGCCACGTCGGGCCGCACCTTCAGTTCGCTGAAAATGGAGGCGATCGCCGTCGCCATCGTGATACCGGCGCTGGGACCGTCCTTGGGGGTCGCCCCTTCCGGGACGTGGATATGCAGGTCGTAACGCTTGTAGACTTCGCTGGGCTCGACCTTGATCTTCTCCTCCCGCTCCTTGACGGTTTTGGGGATGATGCGCTCGTCGATGGGGAGCACGCCCCGGTCGATGAGGGTCTTGACCACGCTCAGGGCGATGCGGGCCGACTCCTTCATCACATCCCCCAGGCTTCCGGTGAGCTGCAGGCCGCCCTTGCCCTTGATCTTGATGCTCTCGATCTTCAGCACGTCGCCGCCCACGGCGGTCCAGGCGAGCCCGTTGACGACGCCCACCGCCGGCTCGTTCTCCGCCGTGTCGATCTCGAAGACCGGCTTCTCCAGGAACTCGGGGAGGTTCTTGACGTTGACCGAGACTTTGGCGACGGTCGGGTCGCTGAGAATCCTCATCGCCGCCTTGCGGATGATGTCCGCCAGCCGCCGCCGCAGGTTCCGCACCCCAGCTTCCCGGGTGTAGTTCTCTATGACCGTCTCCAGCGCCGCCTTGGTGATGGAGAATTCGCTCCGCTTCAGGGCGTGCTTCTTCAGCTCCTGGGGAATGAGGTAACGCTTGGCGATCTCGAACTTCTCCTGGGGCGTATAGCTGCTGAGGAAGATGAACTCCATCCTGTCGCGCAGGGGCCCGGGGATCATCCCGATGTCGTTTGCCGTGGCGATGAAGATCACCTGGCTCAGATCGATGTTGAAGTTCAGGTAGTAGTCCCTGAAGGCGCTGTTCTGCTCCGGATCAAGAATCTCAAGCAACGCCGACGTCGGGTCGCCGCGCATGTTGCGCCCCACCTTGTCGATCTCGTCCAGGACCATGACCGGGTTCATCTCCCCCGCGTCGATGAGCCCCTGGACGATCCGCCCCGGCATGGCGCCTATGTAGGTGCGCCGGTGCCCCCGCAGCTCGTTGACATCTTCCAGCCCGCCGAGGGCGATGCGCACCAGCTTGCGCCGCAGTGCCTTGGCGATGGAGTTGGCCAGGGAGGTCTTTCCGATGCCCGGAGGGCCCGCGAAGCAGAGGATCGCCCCCTTGATCTGGCTGTCGGCCACGCCGCGCAGCTCCGCCAGCTCCCGGACGCTGAAATACTCGACGATCCGCTCCTTGGGCTTCTTCAGGCCGTAGTGGTCCTTGTCCAGCTGCGTCTGGACATCCTCGATCTTCAAATGTTTGCGGGCGTACTTGCCGAAGGGGATCTCCAGCACCCAGTCGAGCCAGCTCTGGAGCATGTTGGCGTCGGCGGAGTCGGGATGCATCCGCGAGAAGCGCTCGATCTGCTTCTTGATCTCCTTGTAGGCATCCTCGTTCATGTGGGGCTTTTTCGCCTCCAGCTTCTTGAAGTACTCCTCGATCTCCTCTTCCCGCTGGGTGTCGGTCCCCAGCTCCTGCTGGATCTGCTTGAGCTGCTCTTTTAGGAAGTACTCCTTGTTCACCTGCTCGATGCGGCTGTGGACCTTGGAGCGGATCTCCTTCTGGAGCTTGTTCGCCTCGATCTCGGCACTGATGATATCCACCAGCAGCAGCAACCGCTGCTCCACATCCTCCTCGATGAAGAGTTCGTAGGCTTCGGGCTTCTTGATCTTGATAGTGCTGGAGACCAGGTCCGCGATGCGGTTGGGTTCGTGGTTCTCCTCGATGGTGCGGATCAGGTCGGGCGGGAACTGGTTGCTCACCTGCGAAAGCTGCTTGAGCTTTTCGCGCAGCACCTCCATCAGCGCCTCGATCTTCAGTTCGTTGTAGGGCTTGGACTTGATGACGTCCACCCTCGCCGTCAGGGGCGACCGGCTCACGGGCTCCAGTATCCGCCCCCGCGCCAGCCCCTGGAAGAGCACTTTGATACGCCCGTCGGGCAGCGTCACCTTGCGCATGATGGAGCCGATGACCCCCGCGTCGTAGATGGCGTCGAAGCTCCGCTCCCCCTCGTGGCCCGGCTTGGTGGGGCAGACCATCACCAGCGAGTTGCTCTCCACCGCCTCGATCGCCGCCTGGACGTTCTT
It encodes the following:
- a CDS encoding nitrate- and nitrite sensing domain-containing protein translates to MQVGIRSKLKLISLLPILLLLGFASYFLYQSATSYMRGQVFTERMGYTRILNDMATQLAKERGMTAIYIASHGKRVKDSLAAQRKMVDKEIGVFRTYLSRHPEARPKKLIKVLLGLLPKKRQQIDALQVNFNQAFFNYYTVLIKAILDEIEKVSSTTPDPEITNEAKAFVNFAKAKEASGIERGFMSYILARYTKMSDEELRKWIHYIGRADTYEYGFINDEDLKQQIRKILESEDAKETFDELAKARTEILHSINDGYYTIDPTLWFNLNTEKISVLVDVQKVIMKEMKRKAADVLQEQMYIAVASGALWIISIILAIIGFIVSREITQNIKNLETILQNVAESTNQKVDINLDTPEGTAKAYALLQAIIEETRREQMRAEEASEAKSLFLANMSHEIRTPLNGIVGFTELLKNTELQGEQKEFVSIIEKSSENLLEIINNILDLSKIESNKVEIENIVFNPIEEFESAVEIYAVKAAEKHVNLACFIDPRLNQPIKGDPTKIKEILINLLSNAVKFTNQGGAINVEIRQVHASGPDKCAISFSVEDTGIGISPDKKAHIFEAFSQADTSVTRKFGGTGLGLTISARYAELMGGKLDLESELGKGTRFFFTLEFEELPQMNEDLRGQFENVTVAFYTSGSQHKKQDDYIKEYLDYFGAKLIPFSAPEELIKLAGEKKAQSALIDADYASDNDLRKMGKTPLHCNVIIKSTQQKRIEALRLHCEKVIYEPVNVTKTVALLKAATSEVVKEARRPLLDIDHIAFRAKALVAEDNTINQKLIKRTLEDLGLEVDLADNGLEAFEKRRNGDYDIIFMDISMPVMDGVEATHEILDYEEDENVPHVPIVALTANALKGDRERFLAEGLDEYTTKPLIREEIVSILKKFLGDKMYTKGESTEKPSAGTKQARKAAQAVRAEEKTISFDTVEEKPEAAAPAQEPKSESTPKTEPKVRPDTILVLKKSPLEGKIFANLLNQLGYKVDIAESPKELADKLNEKTGVVFVDREVEGLALEPLRKEMEMSAPNAALILMTDPSTQVTEEERKLCDDVIVNLVNRDLIRLIIEKFMKSEG
- a CDS encoding response regulator yields the protein MKQLKVLVVDDDMINRKLLGAMLKKHPNIGEIIEASDGQEAITLLRDFSDIDMVLLDIIMPVMDGIAVLQIMNADPKLQNIPVIVLTTDESKKTEALNSGANDFIAKPVRENDLMGKIQRLASL
- the lon gene encoding endopeptidase La; protein product: MQLSDYSAFPTEIPILVEDELFLYPFMISPIFLSDEKNVQAAIEAVESNSLVMVCPTKPGHEGERSFDAIYDAGVIGSIMRKVTLPDGRIKVLFQGLARGRILEPVSRSPLTARVDVIKSKPYNELKIEALMEVLREKLKQLSQVSNQFPPDLIRTIEENHEPNRIADLVSSTIKIKKPEAYELFIEEDVEQRLLLLVDIISAEIEANKLQKEIRSKVHSRIEQVNKEYFLKEQLKQIQQELGTDTQREEEIEEYFKKLEAKKPHMNEDAYKEIKKQIERFSRMHPDSADANMLQSWLDWVLEIPFGKYARKHLKIEDVQTQLDKDHYGLKKPKERIVEYFSVRELAELRGVADSQIKGAILCFAGPPGIGKTSLANSIAKALRRKLVRIALGGLEDVNELRGHRRTYIGAMPGRIVQGLIDAGEMNPVMVLDEIDKVGRNMRGDPTSALLEILDPEQNSAFRDYYLNFNIDLSQVIFIATANDIGMIPGPLRDRMEFIFLSSYTPQEKFEIAKRYLIPQELKKHALKRSEFSITKAALETVIENYTREAGVRNLRRRLADIIRKAAMRILSDPTVAKVSVNVKNLPEFLEKPVFEIDTAENEPAVGVVNGLAWTAVGGDVLKIESIKIKGKGGLQLTGSLGDVMKESARIALSVVKTLIDRGVLPIDERIIPKTVKEREEKIKVEPSEVYKRYDLHIHVPEGATPKDGPSAGITMATAIASIFSELKVRPDVAMTGELTLTGKVLPIGGLKEKLIAAYKAKMKKVLIPEKNYKRDLDDVPDEVKEAIEIVPVKRVEEVLEEALIERV